One stretch of Punica granatum isolate Tunisia-2019 chromosome 5, ASM765513v2, whole genome shotgun sequence DNA includes these proteins:
- the LOC116206896 gene encoding cyclin-dependent protein kinase inhibitor SMR3-like gives MSNTELYLVKGEALTEDIISKAKVRDRPALGSQSPDRDLEDGDQEEEEQHEDEGGQCSNEEEIQEKDLSKDCCETRSLGGGGEGDVTRPVDSEDDGFRTPVSADHTIAPVIKCPPAPRKSKAPVPWRKRKLPPCDGRGNGISLVIHLSNEEVEAMFPPIPLEVQNEIKKARRDDDSSE, from the coding sequence ATGTCGAATACTGAGCTTTACCTCGTCAAGGGCGAAGCACTGACGGAAGACATCATCAGCAAAGCTAAGGTTCGGGACAGACCCGCGTTGGGATCTCAGAGCCCGGATCGAGACTTGGAAGATGGAGaccaggaggaggaggaacaaCACGAAGATGAAGGAGGACAGTGCAGCAATGAagaagaaatccaagaaaaggACTTGTCGAAGGACTGCTGTGAAACGAGGTCTttaggaggaggaggagaaggagacGTTACCCGGCCAGTTGACAGTGAAGACGATGGATTTAGGACCCCGGTGTCTGCGGATCATACGATCGCACCGGTTATAAAGTGTCCGCCTGCTCCAAGGAAATCGAAGGCGCCGGTCCCCTGGAGGAAGCGAAAATTGCCCCCATGTGATGGGAGAGGTAATGGCATCAGCCTGGTTATTCATTTGTCTAATGAAGAAGTCGAGGCAATGTTCCCGCCTATTCCGTTGGAGGTGCAAAATGAGATCAAGAAAGCTCGAAGAGATGATGACAGCAGTGAGTAG